The segment TCTAAAATCAATATCATAATCGACAATGTCTATATAGGTAAGCTTCATTTCAGAAACGTATATCGCAATGGAATAGCACGCCTGATAGAAAATCTAAAATCAAAAATGGCTTTTTCAGTCATATCGGGAGACAATGCGAGTGAACAAGAAAATCTAACTAAAGTAATGCCTCTTGATAGTGAGATAAAATTTAATCAAACACCTCATGATAAGCTTAGCTATATCCAAAACTTGCGGTCCAAAGGTGATAAAGTACTTATGGTAGGTGATGGACTCAATGATGCTGGAGCATTTCAAGTCAGTGATGTAGCTATAGCCCTGACTGAAAAAAACAATTATTTTAATCCTGCTTCCGACATCATTATGTCCGCCGACAATTTAAGCCATTTGGATAAATTGTTAAGTTTCGTGCAAAAGAACAAAACTGTGACTATGGTCATATTTCTTTATTCCATACTGTATAATATTGTAGGTCTTTATTTCGCACTGAGAGGTGAATTATCGCCCGTAATTGCTGCAATATTGATGCCGATTAGCTCTATAACCATTGTATTATCCGTTCAAATAATGACAGAATATTATCATAGAAAAATTTTAAAAAATAAATTATGGAAATACTCTTAATGCTCATGGTCGCAAGTTTTATTATCTCTGGAGGTTTTCTAATAGCCTTTATATGGAATGTAAAATCTGGTCAGTTTGACGACACCTATGGTCCTTCTCAGAAAATACTCTTTGAAGATTCTATATCTACTAAAGAAATAAACCCAACTAAAAATAATTAAATAAAAAATTTATCACCTAAATCAAATTTTCAATTATGCAAGTAGAAAAATTTCATTATGACAATCGACTTCCCAAGATGTTTGCGCAAGCTACCATTTTTTGGGGCTTCGTAGGCATGCTTCTTGGTTTGATAGCTGCCATCCAGCTTATTCATCCCTTCTTCAATTTCTCGGATTATTTTCCTCATTTGGCATTTGGGAGATTGAGACCGGTACACACAAATGCCGTTATTTTTGCATTTGTTGGTAATGGTATTTTTACCGCTATTTACTATGCTTTGCCTCGAGTACTCAAGACACCTATGTGGAGCCGCGCTTTAGGCAACATACACTTTTGGGGTTGGCAATTGCTTATAGTCATGGCGGCTGTGACGCTTCTGTTTGGGTATACAACGGGTAAAGAATATGCTGAACTGGAGTGGCCATTGGATATCTGGATTACGCTTATTTGGGTTGTATTTGGAGTCAATATGTTCGGAACTATCCTGACGAGAAGAGAGCGATATATGTATGTGGCTGTGTGGTTTTTTATAGCCTCTTGGGTTACTGTAGCGGTGCTACATATTGTCAATTCTTTTGAACTTCCTATTTCGTTTACTGCATTGAAAAGTTATTCACTCTATGCTGGAGTACAAGATGCATTAGTACAATGGTGGTATGGACACAATGCGGTAGCATTTTTCTTGACTACGCCGTACTTAGGTGTCATGTATTATTTCCTTCCAAAAGCAGCTGAGCGTCCGGTATATTCATATAGATTGAGTATTGTTCACTTCTGGACATTGATTTTCTTGTATATATGGGCAGGTCCTCACCACTTACTTTATACTGCGCTTCCAGACTGGGCACAGTCATTAGGAACAGTATTTTCCGTTATGCTTATCCTTCCTAGCTGGGGTGGTATGCTCAATGGTTTATTTACTTTGAGAGGAGCTTGGGATAAAGTCGCTTCTGACCCTGTATTAAAATTTATGGTGGTAGCAATTACCTGCTATGGTATGGCTACATTTGAAGGTCCTATGCTATCTTTGAAAAATGTCAATGCGATATCACACTATACCGACTGGACAGTAGGTCACGTGCATATTGGCGCCTTAGGTTGGAATGGATTTTTGACCTTTGCGGTTATGTATTGGCTATTCCCTAGAATGTACAATACCAAACTATATTCTACCAAACTGGCTTCTACACACTTCTGGATAGGGACTTTAGGTATCATTATCTATGCTATCCCTATGTATTGGTCAGCATTCAGAACCTATTTTATGTTGAAGTCTTTCACCCCTGAAGGTCAACTTCAGTATCAGTTTATGGATGCTGTGCAGAGCGTACTTCCATTCTACATTATGCGTGCTGTGGGTGGCACCTTGTATTTAGCTGGTGTAGTACTTATGATTTACAATCTCATCAAGACATGTGCTAGCGGAAAATTCGTAGCGAGTGAGGAAGCAGAAGCTCCAGCATTGGCAAAGGATTATACCCCAGCGGCGGGAGTTCATTGGCACAATATATTTGAGCGTAAACCAATGCTTATGTTAGGTACTGCTTTAGTCGTGATTCTTATTGGTGGTATTGTAGAATTTGTACCTACTTTTCTAGTAAAATCAAATGTACCTACCATAGCCAGTGTGAAACCATACACTCCTCTTGAATTGCAAGGTAGAGATATTTATATAAGAGAAGGTTGTTACAATTGTCATTCACAAATGATACGACCATTCCGATATGAAGTGAAGCGATATGGCGAATACTCCAAAGCAGGTGAGTTTGTTTACGACCACCCGTTCCAATTTGGAAGTAAGCGTACAGGACCAGATTTAGCACGCGAAGGTGGATTGAGACCGAATAGCTGGCACTTCAATCACATGCTAGACCCTCAGTCTATGGCTAGTGGCTCTATAATGCCTACCTATCCAAGTCTCTTTGATAATGATATAGACAAAGGAACAACAGCTTCTAAGATTCACACCATGCGAAATCTCGGCGTACCTTATCCTGATAATTATGAGGCACAGGCTAATGCAGACCTAGAGAAGCAAGCTGGTGAAATTGTAGCTAACCTAAAGCAAGATAAAATAGCTGCTGATCCCAATAAAGAAATCATAGCGCTGATAGCCTATCTACAGCGTTTAGGAACAGATATCAAAAACGAGAAATAAATTTATCTATAACTATTAAATCTATCGAACATGAAAATGTCAAATTATTTAGTGGAAATAGCAGGAGTATCAATATATCCGATTATCTCCTTATTGCTATTCGTAGTGTTTTTCGTAGGAGTTCTCGTCTGGGTTTTCTTTATGGATAAAAATAAAGTGAACTATATCGCCAACCTACCTTTTGGTCATAACGAGAAAGACAATCATTCTTCCAATCAATCATCTTAAAATCTAATTCAATATGTATAATAACGTAAAAAAAATAAGCGTCAGCCTCCTTTTAGGCATAGCTTCAATGACTATGTTTGCCCAAGGGGCAGCGAGTGAGGTGGCAGAACCTGGCCTATGGGAAAGTATCAGCATAATAGACAAAATGCTTTTGCTCATTGCTATAGTTTTGCTAATTCCTATTTTCTACTTTAGTCGAATATTCAATTGGTCATTGAAGCATTATTTGAATAATAAACTAAACAACAAGTTGAACTCAGCAATATGGGTAGTCCTATTATCACTGCCTGCTATACTATCAGCTCAGAATAACACGGCCACTCCTTCGTATTTCGATGGATTCAATTTCTTGCGTTGGTTTCTTATTCTAGTAATTATTC is part of the Chitinophagales bacterium genome and harbors:
- the ccoS gene encoding cbb3-type cytochrome oxidase assembly protein CcoS; the encoded protein is MEILLMLMVASFIISGGFLIAFIWNVKSGQFDDTYGPSQKILFEDSISTKEINPTKNN
- the ccoN gene encoding cytochrome-c oxidase, cbb3-type subunit I; translation: MQVEKFHYDNRLPKMFAQATIFWGFVGMLLGLIAAIQLIHPFFNFSDYFPHLAFGRLRPVHTNAVIFAFVGNGIFTAIYYALPRVLKTPMWSRALGNIHFWGWQLLIVMAAVTLLFGYTTGKEYAELEWPLDIWITLIWVVFGVNMFGTILTRRERYMYVAVWFFIASWVTVAVLHIVNSFELPISFTALKSYSLYAGVQDALVQWWYGHNAVAFFLTTPYLGVMYYFLPKAAERPVYSYRLSIVHFWTLIFLYIWAGPHHLLYTALPDWAQSLGTVFSVMLILPSWGGMLNGLFTLRGAWDKVASDPVLKFMVVAITCYGMATFEGPMLSLKNVNAISHYTDWTVGHVHIGALGWNGFLTFAVMYWLFPRMYNTKLYSTKLASTHFWIGTLGIIIYAIPMYWSAFRTYFMLKSFTPEGQLQYQFMDAVQSVLPFYIMRAVGGTLYLAGVVLMIYNLIKTCASGKFVASEEAEAPALAKDYTPAAGVHWHNIFERKPMLMLGTALVVILIGGIVEFVPTFLVKSNVPTIASVKPYTPLELQGRDIYIREGCYNCHSQMIRPFRYEVKRYGEYSKAGEFVYDHPFQFGSKRTGPDLAREGGLRPNSWHFNHMLDPQSMASGSIMPTYPSLFDNDIDKGTTASKIHTMRNLGVPYPDNYEAQANADLEKQAGEIVANLKQDKIAADPNKEIIALIAYLQRLGTDIKNEK
- a CDS encoding CcoQ/FixQ family Cbb3-type cytochrome c oxidase assembly chaperone, giving the protein MKMSNYLVEIAGVSIYPIISLLLFVVFFVGVLVWVFFMDKNKVNYIANLPFGHNEKDNHSSNQSS